One genomic region from Negativicoccus succinicivorans encodes:
- a CDS encoding ESPR-type extended signal peptide-containing protein — MNKIYKLVWSKVRNTWVVASEIAKGHGKSSSPEGNGKLLKSLVLMALLGCFVTAGTSPVAAELTSDQKAVYDAVLQKLETEKKIVHYFSVNSGEPAKPAGTNWNNDGATGQDAIAIGKNAVSEGQDTIAIGKNAVSERQGSTAIGSQAEAYQDYSTAIGSTALAGGHHATVLGYGAQTHSNRSTAIGSTAIAGGHYSTALGYGAQADWTYSTALGSNAEAQGIYSTALGGIAKAQGHYSTALGYLAQAAANNSVAIGRRSKALVNGSVALGAGAVADTKAGAVGYIATGGSATFEEALATLDKKEDYDKWTATINASKAEYDNLTKAFKDAPKGKKEEAKQALEKWKTEHTDFVEALTAKEKLEATWKATEAAVSVGADRVNKAGNRIIKSRQITNVAAGTKDTDAVNVAQLKSLATAPMNFYFGGSKDKNNTYTPGKTNWSMPLNEFRMDFGDGLKAEQVTDQDGKKYTLVTLNKDSLKGDPDFKGDKGEKGPQGPKGEDGAVGPQGPDGKSAYEVWKNHTEDDGSQPNKDKSEKDFLDSLKGKGGTDFTVTADGPKADSKFKVEADHAQLNIVGDKTNITTSIEKDNTVKVALNKDIKVDSVEVGSKDGKPGVKIDGDGINMNGKKIENLAPGTAANDAATVGQVNEVRDESREGDAMNAALAALKPLDFDPYNRSQVMAGVSTYKGKQAVAVGLAHYSNEDTLVHAGIAYGGSSDLMANAGISWRFGNKDDRDARAKRAERLPQYADGPISSVYVMQDEMAALRAENQSLKEENQEIKRQVEMLMKHAGLNA; from the coding sequence ATGAACAAGATTTACAAACTGGTTTGGAGCAAAGTAAGGAACACCTGGGTGGTGGCTTCTGAAATTGCCAAGGGACACGGGAAAAGCTCTTCGCCGGAGGGAAACGGAAAACTTCTGAAATCTTTAGTTCTCATGGCACTTCTCGGGTGCTTCGTGACAGCAGGTACGTCACCTGTTGCTGCGGAACTGACCTCGGACCAGAAGGCTGTCTATGATGCTGTCCTGCAAAAACTGGAAACAGAAAAGAAAATAGTACACTATTTCTCGGTGAACAGTGGTGAACCTGCAAAACCTGCCGGGACCAACTGGAATAATGACGGAGCGACAGGACAAGATGCGATCGCGATTGGTAAAAATGCCGTATCAGAAGGACAAGATACGATCGCGATTGGTAAAAATGCCGTATCAGAAAGACAAGGATCTACTGCCATAGGAAGTCAAGCGGAAGCATACCAGGACTATTCCACGGCTATAGGAAGTACAGCACTAGCAGGTGGGCACCATGCCACGGTATTAGGATATGGAGCACAAACACACTCGAACCGTTCCACGGCTATAGGAAGTACAGCAATAGCAGGTGGGCACTATTCCACGGCATTAGGATATGGAGCACAAGCAGACTGGACCTATTCCACGGCATTAGGAAGTAATGCAGAAGCACAAGGGATATATTCCACGGCATTAGGAGGTATAGCCAAAGCACAAGGGCACTATTCCACGGCATTAGGATATTTAGCACAAGCAGCAGCAAATAACAGTGTGGCAATTGGTAGAAGGTCAAAAGCCCTGGTAAATGGAAGCGTCGCTTTAGGCGCAGGCGCTGTGGCGGATACGAAAGCAGGCGCAGTCGGTTACATCGCGACAGGGGGCAGTGCGACCTTTGAAGAAGCTTTAGCAACGCTGGATAAAAAAGAAGACTACGATAAGTGGACAGCTACGATTAACGCATCAAAAGCGGAATATGATAACTTAACGAAGGCGTTTAAAGATGCTCCTAAAGGTAAAAAAGAGGAAGCGAAGCAAGCTCTTGAGAAATGGAAAACTGAACATACGGACTTCGTAGAAGCTTTGACGGCGAAGGAGAAACTCGAAGCGACATGGAAAGCAACCGAAGCGGCAGTCAGTGTAGGCGCGGACAGAGTAAATAAGGCAGGAAACAGAATTATCAAGAGCCGCCAGATTACCAATGTAGCCGCAGGTACAAAAGACACCGATGCGGTAAACGTGGCGCAGCTGAAGAGTCTTGCCACGGCGCCGATGAATTTCTACTTCGGCGGTTCTAAGGATAAGAACAATACCTACACGCCGGGGAAGACAAACTGGAGCATGCCGCTCAATGAATTCCGTATGGATTTCGGCGACGGTCTGAAAGCGGAACAAGTGACCGACCAAGACGGCAAGAAATACACTCTCGTCACGCTCAATAAAGACAGCTTGAAAGGTGACCCTGATTTCAAAGGCGACAAAGGTGAAAAAGGACCGCAAGGACCTAAGGGTGAAGACGGTGCAGTAGGACCGCAAGGACCTGACGGCAAGTCGGCTTATGAAGTTTGGAAAAATCACACCGAAGATGACGGCAGTCAACCGAACAAGGACAAATCGGAAAAAGACTTCCTTGATTCCTTGAAAGGTAAAGGCGGTACGGACTTTACGGTGACGGCGGACGGCCCGAAAGCGGACTCTAAGTTCAAAGTGGAAGCGGATCATGCACAACTGAACATCGTCGGTGACAAGACGAATATCACCACGTCGATTGAAAAAGACAACACCGTAAAAGTGGCGTTGAACAAAGACATCAAGGTTGACTCCGTGGAAGTCGGCAGCAAAGACGGCAAGCCGGGCGTGAAGATTGACGGCGACGGCATCAACATGAACGGCAAAAAGATTGAAAACCTGGCACCGGGTACGGCGGCCAATGACGCGGCGACAGTCGGTCAGGTCAATGAAGTGCGGGATGAAAGCCGCGAAGGTGATGCGATGAACGCGGCGCTGGCAGCGCTCAAACCGCTCGACTTCGACCCGTACAATCGCAGTCAGGTCATGGCCGGTGTATCGACCTACAAAGGCAAACAGGCGGTCGCAGTCGGCTTGGCGCACTACTCGAACGAAGACACGCTCGTACATGCGGGTATCGCTTACGGCGGCAGTTCGGATCTGATGGCGAACGCGGGCATCAGCTGGCGCTTCGGCAACAAGGACGATCGCGACGCGCGGGCGAAACGCGCGGAACGTTTGCCGCAGTATGCGGATGGTCCGATCAGCTCCGTTTATGTGATGCAGGATGAAATGGCGGCATTGCGAGCGGAAAATCAATCGCTGAAGGAAGAAAATCAGGAAATCAAGCGGCAGGTGGAAATGCTCATGAAGCATGCCGGCTTGAATGCCTAA
- a CDS encoding ESPR-type extended signal peptide-containing protein, producing the protein MNKIYKLIWSKVKNCWVVTSELASSHAKSASCWAKGSVFAASVLAVLLGNVLFPVGTVYAADPTDDGKTHYVTVAVDTSKRIEAVDFQRGHFLTSFVDLKSNYNPPTNPAANFINIGAEAKGSANGAIGIGFKTTALAEYSTVLGTGSRAHSKGDLVLGWKAFAGPNGPNKIAIGTEAASVGENNVAIGYRSTALQKNAIAIGNAAETAGYFGENSIAVGNQAKVYTNKSVAIGSGVTVGTSDPMTQFNGEGNMVAIGSDSHAYDTDSIVIGGNSEVHENAAVIGNYSKAGMQSVALGSRIEAGEGSVAIGVGSKAHNYAVAMGMDSDVPGENSIGIGREARTPFAEAISLGYQARAEAKESIAIGNKAFVAGEKITEEAYEKLSDAEKENYTKAGNEYFKNNGDSYSSTAVGPQAKVYGKNATALGSASVGDGNTVSDGGTAVGSQASAFYTNATALGFHSVAYAKDAVTLGANTSADIEGGVALGSESHVGTSGSLSYGKAGKVGYDPMGAGAKETSTWKSTRAAVSVGDGEKNITRQIINVAAGTENTDAVNVAQLKALNTKIDKGAIHYFSVNSDDSANPDGTNWNNDGATGKNAVAIGKNAVSTGKGSVAIGNGAKVDNGKQDGLAIGNGAESSNGSIVIGGGATDYIADLNEAGFGIYIGLDAKSLGGTNQTVLGNYGQANGENATAIGSNANALGIDSLAVGAGAEAMETDTAAFGAYSSAKNEYSTALGAYAHAFNKGLTTIGYMSSGNAEDGVALGSYSVANVDKGISGYLADGKTTETWQSTLGAVSVGGHREGSKFKQTRQIINLAAGTEDTDAVNVAQLKVVNAKADKNATDITDLKKMVNTSGKATKVMVDGKENSTDGNLKITKTDTDGQLTYDLSLNDEITIGKAGEDGKDGKIGLTGKDGTSAAIRVGQGKAGADGKDGETTTRIIYKDKDGNDHEVATLDDGLKFKGDNDTVVTRKLNQQLNITGGAKAEDLSDDNIGVEGTAGDNGGMTVKLSKKLKGLTSAEFKDGDNVTNITGGNVTITRKEGNVDLWELNKTVNNITAGTTDVSSWKLQANGKDERIIKKDSVVNFKNGENTKVTVKGNDVTVDLNDATKKQINDNTTNIENIDGRVTKIENSIDQKIEGAKVTVEGDKDTGVKVENTAEDGKPVNYKVSLDDKVKVGKVSIDGTGDKGEITGLTNTTIDADDFATKGRAATEEQLKKAMAATQEASRTMVKAGDNITVTPATEGASEYTVSLKKDISVDSVTANEYKVGDKTYINDKGINANSKKITNVADGKADNDAVNVKQLNVVRDGVAMNSQNISVLGGKVSELDGRIDRVGAGAAALAALHPLDFDPDNKWDFAAGYGNYSGANAVAIGAYYRPNEDTMFSVGGSFGGGENMVNAGVSVKLGQGNNVTTSKIAMAKEIKDLRAEVEVLRQAIVGVGQGQELNPMKMKLFPDIEKNHWAYEAVEELAKQGLLEGYPDGTFGGDRMMTRYEFAALVYRAMQKGLNVNEKLIQEFEPELERFRIDIISQDKDGNPVIERVRVN; encoded by the coding sequence GTGAATAAAATTTACAAGTTGATTTGGAGCAAAGTCAAAAATTGCTGGGTTGTCACTTCAGAGTTAGCGAGCTCGCATGCTAAAAGCGCTTCATGCTGGGCCAAAGGCAGCGTGTTTGCGGCATCCGTGCTGGCGGTTCTTTTGGGGAACGTGCTTTTTCCGGTGGGGACGGTTTATGCCGCGGATCCCACGGACGATGGAAAAACGCACTATGTTACCGTAGCCGTGGATACGAGCAAGAGGATAGAAGCAGTGGATTTTCAGAGAGGTCACTTTCTAACATCCTTCGTTGATTTAAAATCGAACTATAATCCTCCTACAAACCCCGCCGCTAACTTCATCAATATCGGCGCAGAAGCAAAAGGATCCGCGAATGGCGCTATCGGTATAGGATTCAAGACAACGGCGTTGGCAGAATATTCGACCGTTCTCGGGACCGGGTCGCGAGCTCATTCAAAAGGGGATCTTGTCCTCGGTTGGAAGGCATTTGCAGGCCCTAATGGACCGAATAAAATTGCTATCGGTACGGAAGCTGCTTCTGTGGGGGAAAACAATGTCGCTATTGGTTACAGGAGTACGGCTTTACAGAAGAATGCTATCGCTATCGGCAATGCAGCAGAGACAGCGGGTTATTTCGGCGAGAATTCCATTGCAGTCGGAAACCAAGCAAAGGTCTACACAAATAAGAGCGTTGCTATCGGTTCTGGTGTCACTGTAGGAACATCAGATCCAATGACACAATTTAACGGGGAAGGCAATATGGTTGCCATTGGTAGCGACTCTCACGCTTATGATACGGACAGCATTGTCATCGGTGGAAACAGTGAAGTGCATGAAAACGCTGCCGTCATCGGTAATTATTCGAAAGCCGGCATGCAATCGGTTGCTTTGGGGAGCCGTATTGAAGCAGGTGAGGGATCGGTCGCTATTGGGGTGGGCAGCAAAGCGCACAATTACGCGGTTGCCATGGGTATGGATTCTGATGTACCCGGTGAAAACTCCATCGGCATCGGCAGAGAAGCACGAACTCCTTTTGCGGAGGCGATATCCCTCGGCTATCAGGCGCGTGCAGAAGCGAAAGAATCTATTGCTATCGGCAACAAGGCCTTTGTTGCCGGAGAAAAAATTACAGAAGAAGCTTATGAGAAATTATCTGACGCGGAGAAAGAGAATTATACAAAAGCCGGTAACGAATATTTCAAAAACAATGGCGACTCCTATAGTAGCACTGCTGTAGGACCGCAAGCCAAAGTATACGGCAAAAACGCGACGGCATTGGGCAGCGCCTCGGTGGGAGACGGTAATACGGTCTCTGACGGCGGTACGGCAGTCGGAAGTCAAGCCAGCGCGTTTTATACTAACGCCACGGCTCTCGGATTTCATTCGGTAGCTTATGCGAAAGACGCGGTCACTCTCGGCGCGAATACCAGCGCAGATATAGAAGGTGGTGTGGCCTTGGGGAGTGAATCCCATGTAGGCACTTCGGGATCTTTGAGTTACGGTAAAGCGGGCAAAGTCGGTTATGACCCGATGGGAGCCGGTGCGAAGGAAACCTCCACATGGAAATCCACAAGAGCGGCCGTTTCTGTTGGAGATGGGGAAAAGAATATTACTAGACAGATTATCAATGTTGCAGCAGGGACGGAGAATACCGACGCGGTGAACGTAGCCCAGCTAAAAGCATTGAATACCAAAATAGACAAAGGCGCGATTCATTATTTTTCCGTCAACTCGGATGACAGCGCAAATCCTGACGGAACGAACTGGAATAACGACGGCGCGACGGGTAAAAACGCCGTTGCGATCGGAAAAAATGCGGTCTCAACAGGTAAAGGATCTGTCGCTATTGGGAATGGTGCAAAAGTCGATAATGGTAAGCAGGATGGACTTGCTATTGGAAACGGAGCCGAGTCTTCCAATGGAAGTATTGTTATCGGGGGAGGGGCCACAGACTATATTGCCGATTTGAATGAGGCCGGTTTTGGTATATATATCGGCTTGGACGCAAAAAGTCTCGGCGGCACCAATCAGACCGTACTAGGTAATTACGGACAGGCCAACGGTGAAAATGCCACTGCCATTGGGTCTAATGCAAATGCTCTTGGCATAGATTCTTTGGCGGTCGGGGCAGGAGCAGAAGCGATGGAAACGGATACCGCGGCTTTTGGTGCGTACAGCAGTGCAAAAAATGAATACTCCACCGCTCTTGGTGCTTATGCACATGCATTTAATAAAGGACTAACGACCATTGGATATATGTCATCAGGAAACGCAGAGGATGGAGTCGCTCTTGGTTCTTACTCTGTAGCGAATGTTGACAAGGGGATTTCTGGTTATTTAGCGGACGGTAAAACTACAGAAACGTGGCAATCTACTTTGGGAGCAGTATCTGTAGGTGGGCACCGCGAAGGTAGTAAATTCAAACAAACCCGCCAAATTATCAATCTTGCTGCCGGTACGGAAGATACTGATGCAGTCAATGTGGCTCAGCTCAAAGTAGTAAATGCCAAAGCGGATAAGAACGCGACCGACATTACCGACTTGAAGAAGATGGTCAACACCAGCGGCAAAGCGACTAAAGTCATGGTAGACGGAAAAGAAAACAGCACCGATGGCAATCTGAAAATCACGAAAACAGACACCGACGGACAGCTGACTTATGACCTCTCCCTGAATGACGAAATCACCATTGGCAAAGCCGGAGAAGACGGCAAAGACGGAAAAATCGGCCTTACCGGTAAAGACGGGACGAGCGCTGCAATCCGCGTAGGGCAAGGAAAAGCCGGTGCAGATGGCAAAGACGGTGAAACCACTACCCGTATCATCTACAAAGACAAAGACGGCAACGACCATGAAGTGGCCACCTTGGACGACGGCCTGAAATTCAAAGGAGACAACGACACCGTCGTGACCCGCAAGCTGAATCAGCAACTGAACATTACAGGTGGTGCGAAAGCAGAAGACCTCTCTGATGACAATATCGGCGTGGAAGGAACAGCCGGCGATAACGGCGGCATGACGGTCAAACTGTCCAAGAAACTCAAAGGTCTCACCAGCGCGGAATTTAAAGACGGAGATAACGTCACCAACATCACCGGCGGAAACGTAACCATTACAAGAAAAGAAGGAAATGTCGACCTTTGGGAACTCAATAAAACCGTCAATAACATCACCGCAGGAACAACGGACGTCAGCAGCTGGAAACTTCAAGCCAACGGTAAAGATGAACGAATCATCAAGAAAGACAGCGTCGTCAACTTCAAAAACGGAGAAAATACAAAAGTCACCGTCAAAGGAAATGATGTCACGGTCGACCTGAATGACGCTACTAAGAAACAGATCAACGACAATACAACGAATATTGAGAACATTGATGGCAGAGTGACCAAGATTGAAAACAGTATCGACCAAAAAATAGAAGGTGCTAAGGTCACGGTCGAGGGAGATAAGGACACCGGCGTCAAAGTTGAAAATACGGCAGAAGACGGCAAGCCGGTTAATTACAAGGTAAGCCTTGATGACAAAGTCAAAGTAGGCAAAGTAAGCATTGACGGGACAGGTGACAAGGGTGAAATCACCGGACTGACGAATACAACGATTGATGCTGATGACTTTGCCACAAAAGGTAGAGCAGCTACCGAAGAGCAGCTGAAAAAAGCCATGGCGGCTACACAGGAAGCGAGCCGCACGATGGTCAAAGCCGGAGATAATATCACAGTTACACCGGCTACGGAAGGCGCATCGGAGTATACGGTTTCTCTCAAGAAAGATATTTCCGTAGACAGCGTCACGGCCAATGAATATAAAGTCGGCGATAAAACCTACATCAATGACAAAGGCATTAACGCTAACAGCAAGAAGATCACGAACGTGGCTGACGGTAAAGCGGACAATGACGCGGTCAACGTCAAACAACTTAATGTCGTCAGAGACGGCGTGGCAATGAACAGTCAGAACATCTCCGTTCTCGGAGGCAAAGTGAGTGAACTGGACGGCCGTATCGATAGAGTTGGCGCGGGTGCGGCTGCGCTTGCCGCTCTCCATCCGCTGGACTTTGATCCGGATAACAAATGGGACTTCGCGGCCGGCTACGGTAATTACAGCGGCGCGAACGCCGTCGCTATCGGCGCGTACTATCGTCCGAATGAAGACACCATGTTCAGCGTCGGCGGTTCGTTCGGCGGCGGAGAAAACATGGTGAACGCGGGCGTTTCCGTCAAACTCGGTCAGGGCAACAACGTCACGACCTCCAAAATCGCCATGGCGAAAGAGATCAAAGATCTCCGCGCCGAAGTCGAAGTATTGCGACAGGCGATCGTTGGCGTCGGTCAGGGACAGGAACTCAATCCGATGAAGATGAAACTCTTCCCGGACATCGAGAAAAACCACTGGGCTTATGAAGCGGTCGAAGAACTCGCGAAACAGGGATTGCTGGAAGGTTATCCGGACGGCACCTTCGGCGGCGATCGCATGATGACCCGCTATGAATTCGCGGCGCTTGTTTACAGAGCCATGCAAAAAGGCCTCAATGTAAACGAAAAACTGATTCAGGAATTTGAGCCGGAATTGGAACGTTTCCGTATCGACATCATTTCCCAAGACAAAGACGGAAATCCGGTCATCGAACGAGTCCGCGTCAATTAG